The Syntrophobacterales bacterium genome segment CCGGGTTTTCTAAATTAATATGACTCTGACCCCAATTAAAAAACCCCGGGGATTGCTCCCCGGGGCCAAGCTAAAATTTTCCTGTGAAACTAAACAAACCTTCCCTTAGAAGCTCAGGGTCAGCTTGTTCATCAGGATGTAGTCGTCGTCAACCTTCGCGGCGGCAACGCCCTTCTTGTAGTAATCACCGGTCCACAGATAGCCGGCGCCAACCATGTAGGTCAGGTTGTCGTAGAGCTTGTAGGCGGCAGTGACGTCGAATTCCAGACCGTAGTCTTTATCCCAATTAGCGGCGACCTTATCCGCCTTGGCGTAGGTCAGGGCGGCGCCCGCCGAGAATTTCGGCGTTACCTTGTAATTGGCGAAGACGTTGATAATCTGGAGACCGGTGCTGATATTGGCGTTGCCGGCGGTGTTGACATCGCCACCGGACCAGGTAGCCAGGTCGTCATTCATCAGGATCAAAGCGGGGTTCCAGTCGGCGCCTTTGCCGGGACCGGTCTCATCCTTGTCGTTGGTACCGGCATCATCGCCCTTGGACCAACCAAGCTGAACACCAACTTCGGCAGGGCCAGCCTTTGTCGTTGCACGGAGGAACGCGCCCCATCCTTCATAATCTATGTCGGCTGCACCCGAATCAAATTCAGCCTTTTTCCCGAAAATGTAGTTGAGTTCGGCTTCAACAAAAACGGATCCGAAGGTTGCTTTCATGTAGGGGTAGAGGATCTGCTTGGTCGTTCTGAACGCAGCGGGTGTAGGCCTGTTGTCAGCCTTGTCTATGTATCCATACAGAAGGCCTGCCGAACCACCCTTGAACGGATAGATCGCAGCGAGGTAGTAGGCGTCCATGTCGGCGTCAACTAATGCCAACGCATTGTTCTCGACATGCTTTTCATAGATCGCGACCAGGATCATCGGGCCGACTTTGGTGGTCAGCTTGACTCTCGGGCGGGTTGTTCCACTGTCGGCCCAGTCAATACCCCAGGCGCCGGCTGCCTGGTAACCGACATCGAACTTGCCGATGCCAGAGTTGAACGTCACATAGCCGCGTTCCCAGTCAAAGCCTGTATTTCCTCCACCTGATTTAAACTTGGACCGATCAACGTTCCAGTTCCCTTCCATCGCGTCCATCCGGGCGGTGAAGGTCAGGCCTTCGGCGATCTTGAAGACCGGCTGGAGCCTGATTCTCTGGAACATATAGGCGCGTGAATAGGAAGCATCGCTATCCGCCAGGCTGGGGTTGTCGTCATAGACGCCAACCACATAGTACGACCCGCCGAACTTTACGTCCACGGCGGACGCGGTCCCGCTTACGGCCACGATCAGGCCGAGGGCGAGGATTGCTGCAAATAACTTCTTCATTTTTTCCTCCTGAATGTTGTTTGTTTATCCCCACGGGCATGGGGAGAAGTTCAATAAAGGCACACGCTGCGCCTCTACTGCCGCGGTCTTCTCTTCAGCCGGTTCCGCAGCCGGCGGGGGATGAAAAATCCCTTTTAAAAACCGCTTTTTCAAAAATCCTCGGGGCTTTCCCTCCTTTCCTGATGGTCTGATACAATTTGCGCGAAAGCTACCACTGCCTTGCGGCATTGTCAAGCCCGAATAAGCGCCGGGTGAAACCTTCCGCGTGTGCAGCAGCAGAGGCAGCAAGCAACAGACATGCCAATAGCCCCGCGGCGGTGCACAAAAATCCGGAAAGAAGCCGGCAAGCGGGCCGGGTATTTGTCCGGAACCACTCGTATTTACTGCCTTCGTCTTCGCAAGTGCCCTTTCCTGAAGGGCGCTCCTCCGGCAAAAACAAAAACAGGCCCGTGCAGCCCGAAAGTGGGGTGTTGCCATGGCGGATGCGGCTGGTGTGTCAAAAGAGACACATTTTTTCCGAGGAGTCAGGCCGACATTTTTCGTTTGCCCCGGCGTGACAGCCTGCGCGTGAACCGGCGTCGTCGAAGCGCAGTTGCGGGAGGAAATATTTCTTGACATCGGCTGTACCTTGAGATAATGCCGATAGGGCGTGTTTCTGACTTATGGTCAAATAGTGACTGTCGTTCATGGTCGCTGAAGCGCCATGCAACAGTGATTTCGTTTGACTGTCAGGGGACGTAAAAACTTACCTCGGTCGGGGAGGGCGTGGGGCGACCGGGAATTTCCGGGGCGTGTTTTTGACAAAACGCTGTCGTCTGGTACAACCTTTTATATAGGAGGATGCCATGGAAGAAGCGAAAAAAACACAGTTGGAGCAGGTTTATCCACCGTCGGCAAGGGTTACGGAAGCATCGTATATCAAAAGCAGGGAGGAATACGAGGCGCTCTACCGGGAATTTCTCAGTGATCCTCCCGCCTTCTGGGCGAAACAGGCCGATGAATATCTGTCCTTTTTTAAAAAGTGGGAGAAGGTTGAGGATTACAATTTCGACATCCGCAAGGGGCCGATCAGCGTCAAGTATTTCGCCGGCGCGAAGCTGAATGTTTCTTACAACTGTCTTGACCGCCACCTCGAAAAAAAGGGCGATAAGACCGCGCTTTTGTGGGTCGGTAACGAGCCGGGGGAGGAGCGGAAAATAACCTACCGGGAGCTCCATCGGGAGGTCTCGAAATTCGCCAATGTCCTTAAATCACGAGGGGTTAAAAAGGGAGACCGGGTGTGCATCTACATGCCGATGGTCCCCGAAGCGGGAATCGCGATGCTGGCCTGCTCCCGGATCGGTGCGATTCACACCGTCGTCTTCGGCGGCTTCAGCCCCGACGCCCTGGCCGTCCGGATCAAGGATTCGCTGGCGAAAATCCTGATCGTCTGCGACGGTTCGTTTCGCGGGGCGAAGGCCGTTCCGCAGAAAAAAGACGCCGATACCGCGCTTGCGGAATGCCCGTCGGTCGAGCATGTGATCGTGGTAAAGAGGGTCGGCGAGCGACTGGGAAAAATCGACTGGACGCCCGGCCGCGATCTGTGGTGGCACGAGGAGATGGAGCAGGTCTCCGACGTCTGCGAACCGGAATGGATGGACGCCGAGGATCCACTCTTTATCCTCTATACCTCCGGTTCCACCGGCAAGCCGAAGGGCGCGCTCCACACCACCGCCGGCTATCTGCTTTTTATCGCCTACACCCATAAACTGGGCTTCGACATCAATGAAAACGACATCTGGTGGTGCACCGCCGACATCGGCTGGGTGACCGGTCACAGCTACGTTCTCTACGGCCCCCTGTGCAACGGCGGCACGTCGCTGATGTTCGAGGGGGTTCCCAACTACCCGACCTACAGCCGCTTCTGGCAGATCGTCGAAAAATACCGGGTGACGAAGTTCTACACGGCGCCCACGGCGATCCGCGCGATTGCCCGGGAAGGAAACCAGTGGGTGGAAGGGATTGACCTGTCGTCGCTCAGGATTCTCGGCTCGGTCGGCGAACCGCTCAATCCGGAGGCGTGGCTCTGGTATTACAACGTCATCGGCCAGGGGCTCTGCCCGATTGTCGATACCTGGTGGCAGACGGAAACGGGCGGCTTCATGATCTTTCCTTTGCCCGGCGCGATCCCGATCAAGCCGGCGATGGCGACGCTGCCGATCATGGGGGTGGTTCCCGCCCTGGTTGACGACACCAGCGGCGCGGAACTCAAGGAAACGGTCGCCCGCGGCGCTCTTTGCATCAAGCGGCCCTGGCCCGGCATCACCCGGACAATCTACGGCGATCACAAGAAGTACGAAGCGACCTACTTTGAATCTTTTCCCGGCTACTATTTCGCCGGGGACGGCGCGCTTCGGGACGAGGACGGCTATTACCGGATTACCGGGCGCATTGACGACGTGATCAACGTCTCCGGCCACCGGATGGGAACCGCCGAGGTGGAGGCGGCGCTCAACTCCCACGAGAAGGTCGCCGAGTCCGCCGTCGTCGGTTATCCGCACGAGATCAAGGGGCAGTCTATTTACGCGTATGTGACCTTGAAGGCGGGAATAGAGAAATCGGACGAGCTGAAAAAGGAACTGGTCGTGCATGTGCGCAATGTCATCGGCCCCATAGCGACGCCGGAGAAGCTCCAGTGGGCGGACGGGCTTCCGAAGACCCGGAGCGGCAAGATCATGCGGCGGATTTTGAAGAAGGTCGCCGCCAACGAGATCGGGGACCTCGGCGATACCAGCACGCTAGCGGATCCGGCGGTCGTCAATGATCTGATCAAGAACAGGCTGTAGAAGTGTTGGGGGTGAAACAGGCGGGACGCAAATCGATTGTGTTTAAATGTAAAATAAATTAGGAGAGCCAATTGCAAAACTATTTGTCATTCCCGAAAGCGGAGCTTAATGTACACAATGCTTCTATCGGGAATACGGTTTTTCAAGCAGTTAGAACCAGATTATGAACATTAAACTTCGTTTTCCCGCTTAAAATCATTGCGGGAATGACAGAATGTGAGAGTTTTGCAATTGCCTCAAGAGGTAGCAACTAATTTTTTAGAGGATGCACGAA includes the following:
- a CDS encoding porin; amino-acid sequence: MKKLFAAILALGLIVAVSGTASAVDVKFGGSYYVVGVYDDNPSLADSDASYSRAYMFQRIRLQPVFKIAEGLTFTARMDAMEGNWNVDRSKFKSGGGNTGFDWERGYVTFNSGIGKFDVGYQAAGAWGIDWADSGTTRPRVKLTTKVGPMILVAIYEKHVENNALALVDADMDAYYLAAIYPFKGGSAGLLYGYIDKADNRPTPAAFRTTKQILYPYMKATFGSVFVEAELNYIFGKKAEFDSGAADIDYEGWGAFLRATTKAGPAEVGVQLGWSKGDDAGTNDKDETGPGKGADWNPALILMNDDLATWSGGDVNTAGNANISTGLQIINVFANYKVTPKFSAGAALTYAKADKVAANWDKDYGLEFDVTAAYKLYDNLTYMVGAGYLWTGDYYKKGVAAAKVDDDYILMNKLTLSF
- the acs gene encoding acetate--CoA ligase, giving the protein MEEAKKTQLEQVYPPSARVTEASYIKSREEYEALYREFLSDPPAFWAKQADEYLSFFKKWEKVEDYNFDIRKGPISVKYFAGAKLNVSYNCLDRHLEKKGDKTALLWVGNEPGEERKITYRELHREVSKFANVLKSRGVKKGDRVCIYMPMVPEAGIAMLACSRIGAIHTVVFGGFSPDALAVRIKDSLAKILIVCDGSFRGAKAVPQKKDADTALAECPSVEHVIVVKRVGERLGKIDWTPGRDLWWHEEMEQVSDVCEPEWMDAEDPLFILYTSGSTGKPKGALHTTAGYLLFIAYTHKLGFDINENDIWWCTADIGWVTGHSYVLYGPLCNGGTSLMFEGVPNYPTYSRFWQIVEKYRVTKFYTAPTAIRAIAREGNQWVEGIDLSSLRILGSVGEPLNPEAWLWYYNVIGQGLCPIVDTWWQTETGGFMIFPLPGAIPIKPAMATLPIMGVVPALVDDTSGAELKETVARGALCIKRPWPGITRTIYGDHKKYEATYFESFPGYYFAGDGALRDEDGYYRITGRIDDVINVSGHRMGTAEVEAALNSHEKVAESAVVGYPHEIKGQSIYAYVTLKAGIEKSDELKKELVVHVRNVIGPIATPEKLQWADGLPKTRSGKIMRRILKKVAANEIGDLGDTSTLADPAVVNDLIKNRL